A stretch of Penaeus vannamei isolate JL-2024 chromosome 18, ASM4276789v1, whole genome shotgun sequence DNA encodes these proteins:
- the LOC113816911 gene encoding facilitated trehalose transporter Tret1 — MPPSNLPDTKVPSHTTQYLATLAVCTGALSMGATLGYSSPAGPRMMANSTSDDLTVTLSQFNWVSSSPSLGGVAGGLMAGVGVDFVGRKGVILVFSPVFFLGWLMIALARDVAMLLAGRLACGLAAGAVSIAVPTFVGEIASPDIRGLLGSVFQVMITTGILSVYVLGAAIPSWRILAGVFAGLPVLTFVAVLFLKESPLYLVSKGKEDEAAASLRFFRGKDYDASDELQVLKESLEESRQRKASAKDLLKPHNLKPFLIVLGVFLLTQFSGITAILSYMSSIFQESGSNLPDDVSSSIIAAVMVAVTLFSSALVDKAGRKALLVTSAATMAIAFNMLGQYFAGKESNRAWVDNAAWVPLACLVVFVSAFSVGFGPIPWLLLGELFSPEVKGVAVSLVQVINWSTAFLTTLIFAPLQTSLGDSGMYLLFSGLCALALVFSAFLVPETKGKTLQEIAAHFGGSPVAGSSQGRRTEG; from the exons ATGCCACCAAGCAACCTACCAGATACCAAGGTACCATCTCACACCACTCAGTACCTTGCTACTTTAGCCG taTGCACGGGAGCCCTCAGCATGGGCGCGACCCTCGGCTACAGCTCGCCGGCAGGACCTCGCATGATGGCCAATTCGACCTCAGATGACCTGACCGTCACGCTGAGCCAATTCAACTGGGTGTCGTCGAGTCCCTCCCTGGGCGGCGTGGCGGGCGGCCTgatggcgggcgtgggcgtggactTCGTCGGGAGAAAGGGCGTCATCCTGGTTTTCTCGCCCGTGTTCTTCCTCGGGTGGCTCATGATCG CCCTGGCGCGAGACGTGGCCATGCTCCTGGCCGGCCGCCTCGCCTGCGGACTGGCCGCCGGCGCCGTCAGCATCGCCGTCCCCACCTTCGTCGGAGAAATTGCATCGCCGGACATCCGCGGGCTGCTCG GCAGTGTTTTCCAGGTGATGATCACCACGGGGATCCTCTCGGTGTATGTCCTCGGGGCCGCTATACCTTCGTGGAGGATTCTCGCCGGGGTGTTCGCGGGACTTCCGGTTCTGACCTTCGTCGCCGTCTTGTTCCTGAAGGAGTCTCCTCTTTATCTCGTCTctaaagggaaggaggacgaggcagCTGCGTCGTTAAGGTTTTTCAGAG GTAAGGACTACGACGCATCCGACGAACTCCAGGTCCTGAAGGAGTCCCTCGAGGAGTCACGCCAGAGGAAAGCGTCGGCGAAGGACCTCCTGAAGCCACACAACCTGAAGCCTTTCCTCATTGTCCTCGGCGTTTTCCTCCTCACTCAGTTCTCCGGGATCACCGCCATCCTGTCGTACATGTCTTCCATATTTCAG GAATCCGGAAGCAATCTCCCCGATGACGTAAGTTCCTCGATCATCGCTGCAGTGATGGTCGCCGTGACGCTCTTCTCTAGCGCTCTCGTGGACAAGGCGGGCAGAAAAGCGCTACTGGTCACGTCCGCAGCGACAATGGCGATCGCTTTCA ACATGTTGGGCCAGTACTTCGCCGGGAAAGAGAGCAACCGGGCCTGGGTGGACAACGCGGCGTGGGTCCCTCTCGCCTGCCTCGTGGTCTTCGTGTCAGCTTTCAGCGTTGGATTCGGGCCTATTCCTTGGCTCCTgctgg GTGAACTCTTCTCGCCGGAAGTGAAAGGCGTGGCAGTTAGTCTCGTCCAAGTAATTAACTGGTCGACGGCTTTTCTCACTACGCTCATCTTTGCTCCTTTAcag ACCTCCCTCGGCGACTCGGGCATGTATCTTCTCTTCAGCGGCCTGTGTGCTCTCGCTCTCGTCTTCTCTGCCTTCCTGGTTCCCGAGACGAAGGGCAAGACACTGCAGGAGATCGCGGCGCACTTCGGAGGTTCCCCTGTGGCAGGATCCTCACAGGGGAGACGGACGGAGGGTTGA